From a single Erpetoichthys calabaricus chromosome 1, fErpCal1.3, whole genome shotgun sequence genomic region:
- the brf2 gene encoding transcription factor IIIB 50 kDa subunit, producing the protein MQPSGPCPECGSSQIVEDSLYSQTQFVCEDCGAVVSEGLLTTTLSEEKHLNEVKFSRLPTEKQPGRGHIQGLQRIRSLCRILRFSSNIEESSEVLFKKAYYHPAFLSTHAEKKEALAGCCVLVACRQNDWPITMGTISYLLQANGEVMHKVYTELVQKLHLETPPTDLTQLIESHCNSFKLSPSSCPDLFSECTTRLAKRASELLELADETWLVTGRQPVPILTAVTYMSWLSLRPIASRLNISLINFCKIAKVPVPAPASKRLIELQDVLCKLGQGLPWLRGVKLDRKSVAKYTEDILKHRGILLRQAMRKYEEEWENEQKCSSVLLSDSEEDSQGPPLKKTKLDEPSERAASGDQVSSNTSGHKGKEVGLNSEKEKSQCPSLFLPPCLQNPHPRREREVVAELDVFGDEEILDSEIDMYIRTPEEVQALCRAQAKLMKSS; encoded by the exons ATGCAGCCCTCTGGGCCTTGTCCAGAGTGTGGTTCTTCACAGATTGTGGAAGACTCTCTGTACTCACAGACTCAGTTTGTGTGTGAAGACTGTGGGGCAGTGGTCAGTGAAGGACTACTGACCACAACATTGTCTGAAGAGAAGCATCTCAATG AAGTGAAATTTTCTCGTCTCCCAACAGAAAAGCAGCCCGGTCGAGGTCATATACAAG GTCTTCAGCGAATTCGCAGTCTTTGCCGCATCCTTCGTTTTTCTTCTAACATAGAAGAATCTTCTGAGGTTCTCTTCAAAAAAGCCTATTATCATCCAGCATTTCTGAGTACTCATGCGGAGAAAAAGGAGGCTTTGGCAGGCTGTTGTGTGTTAGTTGCCTGTCGCCAGAATGACTGGCCCATTACGATGGGAACAATAAGCTATCTTTTACAAGCAAATGGTGAGGTGATGCACAAAGTTTACACAGAGCTGGTACAGAAGCTTCACTTGGAAACTCCACCTACtgatttgactcagttgattgagagCCACTGCAACAG CTTCAAGCTTTCACCAAGCTCCTGTCCAGATCTTTTCAGTGAATGCACTACACGACTTGCTAAGCGGGCTTCAGAGCTGTTGGAACTAGCAGATGAAACTTGGTTGGTTACAGGACGTCAGCCGGTGCCCATTCTCACAGCAGTCACCTACATGTCCTGGTTGTCTCTCCGTCCCATTGCTTCTCGTCTTAACATCTCCCTCATCAACTTTTGCAAAATAGCTAAAGTACCTGTTCCAGCACCTGCTTCAAAACGGCTGATAGAACTTCAGGATGTTCTTTGTAAGCTGGGTCAAGGGTTACCATGGCTTCGAGGAGTGAAACTTGACCGGAAGTCTGTGGCCAAGTATACTGAGGACATTCTCAAACATCGTGGAATACTGCTGCGGCAAGCAATGAGGAAGTATGAGGAAGAATGGGAGAATGAGCAGAAGTGTTCCTCAGTATTATTGTCTGACAGTGAAGAAGACAGCCAAGGCCCACCCTTGAAAAAGACTAAATTAGACGAGCCTTCAGAGAGAGCAGCCAGTGGAGATCAAGTCTCATCAAACACTTCTGGACACAAAGGAAAGGAAGTGGGCTTAaattcagaaaaggaaaaaagtcagTGCCCCTCCTTGTTTCTGCCTCCTTGTTTACAAAATCCTCACCCCAGAAGAGAAAGGGAAGTAGTGGCAGAGTTGGATGTATTTGGGGATGAGGAAATTTTGGACAGTGAAATTGACATGTACATCCGCACACCAGAGGAAGTTCAGGCTTTGTGTCGGGCTCAAGCAAAGCTTATGAAGTCTAGCTAA